The Bacteroidales bacterium nucleotide sequence TCGTTTTGACTCTTTTCTGTTTCGTTCTGCAATTTTTCTTGCCTTATTACAGTGAAGCCGTTGCCGTTCCATTTGAGTATTGGCGATTTACGCAAGTTTGCTTCTATTTTATCGCATGGATATTCTTCACAATAAAAGCTTTCACTATCTATAGAAGTTATTATGTCTGTACCTTTTCTTGGAAGTTCAAAATATGAATATTCGATAGAACCATCTTCGGCATATAATTTTTGTTGTTCTTGCTTTGTAAAATTTTCGAGTACATAATAATCGGCAAGCGTCAGCGGACGGTTATAAGGCGGCTCAATGGGTGTCATTATTTTTGTTTGATTGTTGTAGCGATAGAATTCAACTACGTTTGTAAGAGGAGCTCTGCAACAGCCCCAATATTGATTAATTAAAGCTACAATTTTGTGTTGTTTGTCTTTGCAATTCCAGTAAGCAACTTCCCTAGTGTGAGTATTGTCTGAGAATGAAGCTGCTTTGTAAAATAGATAACCATTCGCCTTGTCTATTGTTAATCCAGGGTTTTCATGCTCTCCAGATCCTTTAGGCTCTGTTATCTTGCCATCATTATTTATAAAATCCACAGCATCTGTATCTTCGATGGAGTTAAAATAAGCTAGGGCAAAATCCACAATATTTGGGCGGTCGCCATTATATTTAACAGTGATGGGTGTTCTCTCTTGCGAAATGCTTGCAAAACAGAATAGAATAAGTACTATAAATGTAGCTGTTGTTTTCATGTTTTTAAGTTTAAAGTTGGAAGACCGACATTTTTTATATGATTTGTAATTTTATTCTAATCGCGTAGCATATATGAGTTGAAAATCCGAAGCAGTTGAAAAGCTTTTTTGTTGAGCATGGCAATTTCATCTTCGTTTTCTGTAATATTTTTGTCGTTGTTGCCCACGGAGTATTTTACTATTTTGTCGTCTTGCTGGTAAAGGCGTTTTCCGGAATTTTTATCTTCATTTTGTTGTTCAAAAGCAAAAACAAGCGATTCATCATTGAACATATATTCTTCATAAAATGAGTGAATTCCATTTTGTCCTTCAAGAATAACCATTTTAAGCTCTTTGTAATCTGGTGTATAGTAGAAGTATGTTTTTTCGTTATAATAACGTGTGCCCGGTTCTCTTTGGTCGAATTTGTTGTCTTCTAAATAAAGGCAAACTAAGTCGTTGGTTTTGTTTTCAATTTGCGATTTCAGTTCATAATATTGTGTGCGAATTTTTTGTATTTCGTTTGTTGTGTTTTCGTCATTGTTGTTTGCAATTCCAGCTATATCAGTGCTTTTTCTAAGAATTATTTTAGTGTTTTGAGGTAGTTGTCCGCATTTGTCGTAATATGTTTGCAAGGTCATCGTACCATCAGGATTTATGGTGCAGTCAGCAACTTTCTTTTTCCTACACTCTTTAAGCGTGGCATCGTCTTTCCCTGCAATTTTGTTAAAAGAGATGGAACCCACGATATAATCGAAATAAAGCTCAGCTTTAGTATTAGAAATTAATTTGCCTGAAAGGATTTCTTCAAAAGGTCCCATAACAGAATAGCTTATTTCTGTGAGCGTATCAGCATTGTTTTTGAAGTTGAGAATAAAGTATTCGCCTTTTTCCTCGTTGTTTTTGTTCCACTCGCCAAAGAATTTTTTCCAATTTATAGATTGAGCTTCTACTTTTTCTACGCCGCAAACCATGATTGCAAAGGCAAAAAATAATGTGAATATTGCTGTTTTCATGCTTTTTAAGTAATGATGTGTTTGGTAATGCTTTTATTTATATTTATTTCGCTGTGCAAAATTCGTGCAGTTTTTAGAATTATTCAATCTCGCAATTAAAAGGATGTTTAAAGGTTTTAAGCGTTTTTAATTCGTTTAGGACAATTGTTTTCCAAACAATATTTCTTTGCTCATTATCAATATTGCCTGTGGTTATTTTTGCTTTTTTTGTAAGAAAGTTATAACTCGTTTCTTCAAAATCTCCAAGAATTCGCTGTATGTAAGTATCATCAGCTCCAATAAGAACAAACTCATTGTTTTGATAGCGAAATTTATATGAGTTGCCTGCCGATTCAGAAGGGTTCCAAAAACTAAATTCAACTTTTAACACTCCTTTACTGCTAATAGAAATATCCCTATATGGATCTTCAACACAATATTCATTGTTGGTTAGTATAAAGCTTTCGTTTTGTTCTACTAAGTCGTATAGTTTTTTTGCCTTATTATAAAAGATAATTAATAGCATTCTGGGCTGTGTCAAAATTGAATCTTCGTCAAACACGCTGTCTTTGCACTGAATAACTAAAGCCACGTCTTCGCATTTATCATTATTTAGGTCGCCTTTTGCAGAATCTAATAGTGTCCAGCCGCTTGGAATAAAACTCTCAATGTCTTTTCCTTGACTATTAATCTTTGGATACGAGAAGTTCTGTGCGAATGCGAATTGGACTGCAAGAATAAATATTATCGTTAAAATTTGTTTCATATTATATTTATGTATAATTTTTTTACAAAGTTAATGTTATTTGATAATCGCTTTATTTATTTTTTTGAATTATCATCTGTCTTTTTAGACACATTTTCTATTAGTTTGGAGAAATCAACTGCATTTTTTGAAGTAATAACGGGCTTTTTTGTTCTAGCCTCAATATCTTTTCTTGCATTCCCTGCTACAGTTCCACCTTCTTTAGCTACGGCTTTGTTTTTCTCTAATCCATTAGGATTATTTGTTTTAGTTAATTCAGTAGTAGTGGCTTCTGCAAGCATATTTAGAACGAGTTCAAGTGTGGACATATTGTCACGCAAGTTTTCTTTTTTTAGATTTTTAAAGTTTTTGTATTGACGGGTTGTCATGCCTGACCATGCTTTATAAATTTCATTAGTAAGAATTGCAAACTCAGCATTTTCCTTTATGCCATGGTCTTGCCAAGCATCAGTTAATTCTTTTCTTACTTGAATAGCTTGCAATCGTTGATTAATCCATTCTCTAGAATAACCTTTTTGTAAGTACGTTTGCAAAGCTCTGTCAATTGTAAGCTCAGGGTCAATAATTTCATCTACACGTTCTTTGCCGACTTCAGCTAACCACATTTTGAAAGGTTCTGCTTTAGGAGATGGAATTGATTGTATAATACGGAATATCCCTTGCATATCAGCGGCATCTGTATTGTATTTCTTCCCATCTGAAGATTTTAATTTCAGTTGTCGACAAAATGTCGACAACTCAGATTTTTCTTCTTTTGACATCCTTTGCTTTACTCGATACCAATAATCTCTTGGATTAGTGCTGTCAGTTAGTACTTTTACCACATCCACAACAGAAAAGTACCATTCTTCCTTTTCATTATCCCAGACGGAACGGATTTCTTTATTTTCGTATAATTTTATTTCGTTCATTTATTTTCATCTTTAAAATCTATTTTGTTTTTAGTTTTCTGTATTAACCTATCAAAATCACTTTGATATAAATTATCTTGAATAACTCTGTATTTTTCAAACTCGCTTTCAGCAAAACATTTGGCAATCTCAGCAGAAACTTTTCCTTTGTCTTTCAGAATATCTTCTTCGTTGAATTCTAAAAATACATCTAGACGTTTAGCCCAATCTTCCATGGTCATTGGTATTTTACGTTTTGCTTGCCTTTCAGCATAATCTAAATACATTGTAACAAACTGATTTAAGTTTTCTATTTCGGCTTTTGAAAGATAATTTTTAGCAACACTGACATCAGATTTAACAATTTTGCCTTTTGGTGCGTTCTTCCAAGTAGTAAGTCCCATATGTTTTTTTTGATGATTTGCTCGTTCTACAATCAACTCAGCAGCTGTATGATGATGTATTGCATAATGCAATTTATTTTGAACCGCAGCAAAAAAATCTTGTGAAATCTTTGCAGTAGGTGAATAGTCCATTGAAGTAGAATAAATATCAGTGATTTTCTGATAGAACATTCTTTCACTTGCTCTAATTTCTCTAATTTCATCAAGTAAATGTTCAAAGTATGTTTCATCAAATACTTGACCGTTTTCCAATCGTTGTTTATCTAACACATATCCTTGTATCGTGAAAGTTCTTAATACATTTGTCGCCCATTGACGAAATTGAGTGGCTCTAATTGAATTAATACGATAACCTACAGAAATGATTGCGTCTAGGTTATAGAATTTCATTTTATATGTTTTACCATCAGAAGCAGTTGCCGAGGATTCCTCGGTAACTGAATCCTCTTTTAATTCTTTAGAAGCAAATATGTTTTTCAAATGCAGACTAATATTATCTGTTGAACAGTCAAATAGCTCAGCCATAGCTTTTTGAGTAAGCCAAATACTTTCATCATGCACTCTGACTTCTATGCCGTCTTCGCCAGCTTGCTTAGTGAAAACAATGAAATCAGTTGTGCTGTTTCTTATTTGGATATTTTTTCTGCTTTTGCTCATGTGCTTCTTATTTTTTTAGCAAAGATTAAAACTTAGATTATAAATTATCTTTTCGCTTTCTGCTTAAATCTTTCTCGTGCCGCTTTTGTTTCCTCTTTTGAATATATTACGTTCAAGTTTTCGTCAATAATGTAGCAGCCGTAAGGTTCAAATTCTTCGGTCAGTTTGCTTGGATCTTCGTCGATTCCCAATTCATTAAGCCAAACAGTAACTATACCGGGTTTTAAGGCACGCCAACGGTGCGAATAATCATTCCTTCCGCCACATTGATTACCGCTATTTGGGTCAATACGTTCGGTAAAAGTGCCCAAATCCTTTACTAAATCAGCAGGTTCGGCATGAGTGTAAATTTCGGTAGGCGTGGCGATACCTTTGCTATAATTAATGCGAATTTCGCTTCGTTGCTTGTACTTGTCAATCCACTGGTACATCAAATTAATTGCTTGGTTTTCCAACTTCGCCGTTTTTTTGCTCATTCTTTGATTAATGGAATAATTACGGGAAATTTCTCTGCCATTTTTAATAAATTTTACATCCAGAGATTCCATTAAATCTCGGATATAGCCACGGCGTTCTTTGTGAGGTTTGTCCATTTTAGAAAGAATACTTGCCAACGAATCAAAGTCGCTTTTTGTAATCTCAAAAATTTTGCTATTATTTTCTTTGTAGCAACCTTCTTCAAATTCTACGGTATAAATTTCTGCTGCTTTCTTGACTGTAATATTAATGCGGTCATCGCTACGCATACCTGAACGGTGATAATTTACCGATACAAGCTCTTTTTCCTGCGTGTTTGCGCATCCGAAAAATGAAAGGATAGCAAGTGTCATAATCGTTAGTTTTGTCATAGTTAATTTACTGTTTCATCCATTTTTCATTCACCCATTTGATAGTTAGCTCTTTAAATGTTTCGTAAGTAATAGATTTAAAATCTTCCGTAACTGCTTCATGATCAATTCGTAATTTTAAAGATGTGCCTTTTCGTGGCAATTTGTAGTAGATTATATATTTAAAACTTTCGACATTTTTTCTGAGTTTCTTTATAATATCAGGATTTAGCTTCGATACATCAATAAAATCTTCCAACTTTATTGATATATTTTCGAAGAGGTTGTAATCTTCATCTTCAGTCAATTTTTCATTTTCATAATAGAAAAAGCGCAATAGAGGACCTGTTTCAAAGTTTCTGTTTACAGCAACTAATTTTCGTCCGTCTTTTAAGTTCCAATAGCACATTTCCCATGTGAATTGTCCGCCACCTAACTCTAAATAAGCATTTTTGTAATCACATACGATAATATGCGACTCCATGCCTTGCTTGTCGCTTTGTGGCAAATATTCAGGTAGCGCATCAGCAGGCAGCATCCAAAACAATGCTTTGATATTTACTTTTTTTTGTGCTACTGCATTTGAACTTACTCCAAGTATTGCTGCTGTGAGCAATGCGATAGTAACAAAGGTTTTGTTTATTGTTTTCATTGTTTTTTTTGTTTATGAAGATAAAATTTTTTTATCTCTTAAATAAGTTTTTGAATTTACTGCCTTCAGATGACTTTTTTTGCTGAAATTCAGGAGCTGATGTTGCAGTTTGCACGTATTTGTAATAATCAAATTCGGCATTCATTTCTTCGGCTATTTTAGCATATTTCTCTGCTATCTCATCTTTTCGTTTAGAGGATAAGTCATATAAATATGGTGTTTTTGCCGGACGGAATACCAATTCAGCAATAGGAATATCAGTTAGCATTTCTTCTTTAATAATCTCGTTTAAAGCTTCTATGTTTTGCGGATGGCTGCATTGTTTTATCCGTTGGGTGGAATCCAAATTTTCAGGATTTAATAGTAGTCGCCTATAATACTTGTCGTTAAGAATTTCCTCCCAAGTCAACCCAAAATCAGCTATAATATCTGCAAATAAGCGTTTCAAAATGATACGTTTTAATATCATTCCTGCTAATCCTGATTTTATATTACGCTCACTTGAAGCTGTAAGTAATAGGATTTTGGAATTCAAAAACTCTATTGCCAATAAATTTATAGTAGCTATTAGCGCCATTATTTGCTGCCCTCTAATGGAATTTTGCGATGTTTCCATTTGTTCCACTTCGGAAAGGTAAGTGATTTCGGCTTCACTTTGAGCTTTTTGCCAGTTTTCGATTCTTTTTGCATACTGCGGATAAACGATTTTATCGAGTGGGTCAGATGCTTCTTTTATAAATTCGTTTTGCTCAATATTGTCGTCGGCAGAAAGCTTGAACATTAGGTTGTTTCGTTCGCTTTCGATATTGAAATCAAGCATGTCGCCACTTCGTTCTGCCAAGTCAAATAGGTTTTGGTATGCTTGCTCTGCTTTTTTTCGATATTTACAGGCTTTTATGGCATCATAAGCTGTTCTATATTGCTCTACAAACTCTTTAGGTGTAATCTTTTGACGATCTTTAATCTCCTCTACCGTTAGTTCGGAACTTTTAGACATAGCAATTTTCCCAAACAAATCAATATAGCGTTTACCATAACCTTTGGCATCATAATCTGCCATAAATGTTGTTATATCTTTTGCTGATTTAGCTAAAAGCGTAAGTTCTTCTTTAAATTCTTCTATTTCTTTTAGAATTTTTTCATCATCGCATGGCATTGTATCAAATGCCTCAATGTATGTTTTTAATAATCCTTCTACTCCTGCGTCCATAATTAATTAATTTTCAAATTCTTCATTAATGTATTCATAATCTCCTGTTTCGCTTGTGGGTGCAATACTCATTGTAGCAGCTTTGCGGTGTTTTGGCACTTCACTTTCTGCCATTGCACGGCGTTCAGCGTCTTTGTTTTTTATTACATCCCATGCTTGCTCGAATTCTTTTTCAATGTCAAATTCAGGTTGTTTGCCTGCTTTTGCCATCTCTATCAAGTCGTTATATTCGTTTATAAAGCGAGCCAAATAAGCGTCGGAACAAGCAAAGTGATTTCTAAATACTTTCAATTTTAGAACATCAGCAAAAGATTTGCCTTCCTTTTGCCAATCGTCGTATCTTAACAATACATTATCCAACACTTTTTTTTGCATATCATAGTGAGTGAAATCATCAAAGCAAGCCAAAAGTCTTTCCAAAGTTTTAGCATATCGGATATTGGCTTGTTTTATATCATCATAAAATCCGGTAAGGTAAGCCTCATCAGGATTTGCTATGATATTATCTAATGCTTTTTTGTAGATTTCTGCATGTTCGGCAAGTCCGTTATCAACTGCAGCTTGATAATGTGCAGTTAGCTTATCTTTTATTAGAGCAGCGGCAGGCATAGCGTTATAACCTTCGTTCTGCAAACGAACAGTCATTGTTTCCACGCTGTCGCACTCATCGGCAAGAGCCAATATTTTGCGATAAACTTCAGCTTGAAATTGCGTAAATGGCGAAGCGGCATAGCGCTTTACCATAAGATTGTACATCGTTTTTACTTTTTCCATCATAATCAATATAATTTGTGATGATAGTTCGAAAATGGAATTTTACTCCCAATTTCGGACTTCTATCTTTTATAACATTTCCTTTTTTATTATCCAGTTTTTGCTTTCGGCAGTTGAAGCACCTGTCGCGAGCGTTAAAACGATTATAATATTTGTTTTCATATTAAAATTCTAATTAGAGTTTTATTATAAAATGTTTATTCTTTTATAAACACTCTTTTTACTTCTTGATAATTTTTTACCGTTTTTTTTTCTAGCAACCAATTAATCCATCCTTCTGCTGTTGTGATAGAGAGGGTTTTTCCTGGGTCTTTTCTTTCGAAGACTGCTGTAACGATAACGTATGAATTTGTAGCTACACTATAGGTTTTATCCATGTTAAGCGGTGTTCCGTCTTCATTTAAGAGTTCTAAATCTATCAATTTAGAGCCATTTTCCTTAACGGTATATTTCAAATGTATTCCCGATGGATACATAATTCTATATTCGTCTTGTCCGAACATGTTGCTGATAAATGCCTTGAGCTCGTGTCCTGTGAGATTTAAGGTTACCACTTGATTGCCAAATGGGTCAATGGTAAGAATAGTTTTACGGGTAACATCTCCTGCGGGTAGTTCGTCAATACGTACACCACCTTTGTTAATTACAGCTATTTCGGTTTTGGCAGTTATTTTCAGTGCGTCAGCCATCCAATAGCCGAGCTCATCGGTATTGCGAAAATCAAATGGAGCTTTGGCAATAACCTTTTTCATTTCAGGATTGTTGTTATATTTATCAACCATAGCGCGAGCAGCGGCTTGCTCATTGCCTTTTTTCCCTACTGTTAGCAGTTGCATGGAGCGATTTACTTGTCCATCAGGACTTACTGTTAGGCGGATAAGAGTTGCATATTTGAGTTTTCGTTCGGCTTGGGTAATCATGATGTCGTTATGGATTTGATCTTTTTCAACTTTGGTGTGTGAGTGCCCGCCAATAATAAGATTTACAGCGCCTTTTGGAAAACTGTTTGCTAATTTCACATCATTTTCAAATCCCATATGGTTTATAAAAATTAGCAAATCGGTATTATCTTTTAGATATAGGTATTTTTGTGCTGTTTCATACGGATTTTTAAAGCTGAAACCTATTATATTGTCAGGATGACAGTCTGGCTGGTTGCTTGGGTTGAGGTCTAACAGCGAAACAAAGCCAATTTTTAAGCCGTTGGGTAGAGTAATTATTTTATATGGTTTTATATTAAATTCCATATTTTGAGGCAAATTTATATTAGCGCACAAATAGTCAAATTTGGCAATTTTAGTATGTGTTTCAAAGTTTTTAACTCCCACATCAAATTCATGGTTCCCAACTGCTGAAATATCGAATTTTACGC carries:
- a CDS encoding phage antirepressor protein, whose protein sequence is MNEIKLYENKEIRSVWDNEKEEWYFSVVDVVKVLTDSTNPRDYWYRVKQRMSKEEKSELSTFCRQLKLKSSDGKKYNTDAADMQGIFRIIQSIPSPKAEPFKMWLAEVGKERVDEIIDPELTIDRALQTYLQKGYSREWINQRLQAIQVRKELTDAWQDHGIKENAEFAILTNEIYKAWSGMTTRQYKNFKNLKKENLRDNMSTLELVLNMLAEATTTELTKTNNPNGLEKNKAVAKEGGTVAGNARKDIEARTKKPVITSKNAVDFSKLIENVSKKTDDNSKK
- a CDS encoding virulence RhuM family protein, producing MSKSRKNIQIRNSTTDFIVFTKQAGEDGIEVRVHDESIWLTQKAMAELFDCSTDNISLHLKNIFASKELKEDSVTEESSATASDGKTYKMKFYNLDAIISVGYRINSIRATQFRQWATNVLRTFTIQGYVLDKQRLENGQVFDETYFEHLLDEIREIRASERMFYQKITDIYSTSMDYSPTAKISQDFFAAVQNKLHYAIHHHTAAELIVERANHQKKHMGLTTWKNAPKGKIVKSDVSVAKNYLSKAEIENLNQFVTMYLDYAERQAKRKIPMTMEDWAKRLDVFLEFNEEDILKDKGKVSAEIAKCFAESEFEKYRVIQDNLYQSDFDRLIQKTKNKIDFKDENK
- a CDS encoding bifunctional metallophosphatase/5'-nucleotidase; its protein translation is MKIKILSILLVFLVLTGCKTSKNVTQKAVTDREAVILAVNDMHASIDNFPRLAFMVDSLRTIYPDMLLVSAGDNQTGNPINDQYHEKGRPIIELMNSVKFDISAVGNHEFDVGVKNFETHTKIAKFDYLCANINLPQNMEFNIKPYKIITLPNGLKIGFVSLLDLNPSNQPDCHPDNIIGFSFKNPYETAQKYLYLKDNTDLLIFINHMGFENDVKLANSFPKGAVNLIIGGHSHTKVEKDQIHNDIMITQAERKLKYATLIRLTVSPDGQVNRSMQLLTVGKKGNEQAAARAMVDKYNNNPEMKKVIAKAPFDFRNTDELGYWMADALKITAKTEIAVINKGGVRIDELPAGDVTRKTILTIDPFGNQVVTLNLTGHELKAFISNMFGQDEYRIMYPSGIHLKYTVKENGSKLIDLELLNEDGTPLNMDKTYSVATNSYVIVTAVFERKDPGKTLSITTAEGWINWLLEKKTVKNYQEVKRVFIKE